In the Haloarcula salinisoli genome, TGATGTAAAATCACGTAATGATAGAGGCCACGAGCGCGGGAGCCATCCTCTTTCGCGATACGCGTGGCCGGCGGGAGTACCTCCTGCTCAAGAGCCGACCCGGGGACTGGGAGTTTCCCAAGGGCGGCGTCGAGGGCGAGGAAGAGCTCCAGCAGACCGCCATACGCGAAGTGAAAGAGGAGGCCGGAATCGGCGATTTCCGGCTCTTGGACGGTTTCCGCGAGGACTACGACTACGTGTTCGAGGCGAACGGCAACACCATCCACAAGACGGTCCACCTGTTCGTCGCGAAGTCCTTCGAAGCATCGGCAGAGCTGTCGACAGAGCATCGGGACCTGCAGTGGCGCGACTACGAGCAGGCCATCAACACCGTCACACAGGACGGCCCCCGCGAGATACTGGAACAGGCCCACGAGTTCCTCGACGACCGCGAGGACGAGGATACCGAGGAGTGAGGCTCCTCGCGGGCTCACAGGCGATAGCGGTGGGGCTGTCTCACGGCACCTCGAAGCTACGACCGAATAGACAGACTCCGGCGCGTTACCCTTTCACGACGTAGGTACTGGCCGCCATATCACCGACGCGCTGCTCGTCGTCGTTCATCGCGATGAGCGCCATGCCCAGGATGTACGCGGTCGGAAGAATGTCGATGAACCGGAGCAAGTTCCGGATGGCGGACTCACCCATACTGATGGCCCCGCCGTCCTCGCTGACGACACGAATACTCAGCAGTTTCTTGCCGACGGTGTAGCCGTACACCCCTTCCATCACGATGAAGTACCCGGTAAAGACGAGCCCGAGGAGCAGTTGC is a window encoding:
- a CDS encoding RDD family protein, with the protein product MATTSGSVGQLAGLGSRIGAWLIDATLVGLVLMVIFIPLFVIVGLIADGVMGTILYLLVQLLLGLVFTGYFIVMEGVYGYTVGKKLLSIRVVSEDGGAISMGESAIRNLLRFIDILPTAYILGMALIAMNDDEQRVGDMAASTYVVKG
- a CDS encoding bis(5'-nucleosyl)-tetraphosphatase translates to MIEATSAGAILFRDTRGRREYLLLKSRPGDWEFPKGGVEGEEELQQTAIREVKEEAGIGDFRLLDGFREDYDYVFEANGNTIHKTVHLFVAKSFEASAELSTEHRDLQWRDYEQAINTVTQDGPREILEQAHEFLDDREDEDTEE